The Pecten maximus chromosome 6, xPecMax1.1, whole genome shotgun sequence DNA window ttacctccccttacagcGCATATCGGAGGAGAACATGATGTCCCCAGAGAAGGACTCTCCAGTGAGGAGTTCTCATTCCTCTCCCGATATGTCTGGTAATCCAATGTCGTCAGCAGGGACTCAGATCGAGGAGACACTGCTAAAATCACGAGCTGCAGCTAAAACAGTCATCCCTACACCGTCGAGGATAGGCTTCCTTGGACTAGGAATTATGGGACAAGGCATGGTGATGAATCTTCTGAGGTCGGGTCACGAGGTCACGGTGTGGAACAGGACAGCTCTCAAGGTCAGTTTGCACTGTTTTACCTTCTTGTAGTCCTACCATTATTATGTTTTTCCTTTTACAGTATGGTTGCTTTCACTTACTGAAcctatcactagccctccacctctgggttgcgagttcgaaactcaagtggggcagttgcctggtactgactgtaggccggtgggttTTCTCCAGGCTACTCTGGTTATCCTCCACCTCCGAAAtcaggcatgtccttaaatgaccctggctgttaataggatgttaaacaaaataaaccaaaccaaaccaaaagaaCCTGAAATATGATTGACTGGCATAGATCTGGAACTTTCTTCATATCATAGTTTTAACCGCAACACAATATCAAGGGAAACTGGCTTTCAAAGTTTCACATTTGTAAACTTTGATAGACATTTGCTGTTACATTTAAGTGAATTTCAGTCGTACGTTGTCAACATACATGGAGTGGTTGGATATATAGATGCAGACTGATACAGACTAACATGTACAGTGCATTCCTCTATCAGGTTTGTACCAGTTGTACCGGTATGAATCTGCTGTATGGATGTTGATGTGTATGTAGACCAGAGATCGAGGTGAATGGGTGTTGATCTGTATGTAGACCAGAGATCGGGCTGTTTGGATGTTGATCTGTATGTAGACCTGAGATTGTCTGAAGTACTCCTCTATATTCCCAGAATAAGATTTGTACATATCATCAATACCTGAAGTAGTTTTGCACTAGTGTTTGATTTTGAGGATTTCTTCCCtgtgagttatgtccctttgatGACTTACTTACATCGGTTTAGGTTTAGGCGAGAGCGAGCATTACTATGTTAGCTTCTGGATTGCATTTCTGGTTAACTTTCATAAATCGGTATttccatgctgataattttttaaagaattttacaaaattcctgtaatattgaagaaaacttatTTTCATAACACTGAGCCTTTCTAAGGGAAAGGTTGAATATATGTCTTTGAGGTAGAGATTTAACTTGTGGCAGTTACGATACTTGTTTATAACATGGGGTAAGAGGTTATCCTTTGTAACCTATGAAGTTTGTTGAAATAAGTTAGGTTGAATCAAATTCAGGGATCTTAACTTACTACATAATAACCAAAATTTTTATTAAGCTTGTTCCTCAGAAATGTCACAGAAATATGCATGTTGAGctgtttttaaatgaatatatgcTTTATGAAATGTTTATCACAATTAAATGTAGTAAAGACATTTTTAAAGATAAACAAGACAAAGCTGAATTACATCAATAGTTTAATAACTTAAGCACTTGACATGACATTGAAATAGACAAGACATTGGCACAAAGAAATTGTACGAAGTACAGTGTCGCATAAGAAAACACCCAATCTGTGTACATCAGGCAGGTGATGTAAATGTTCCACCGGCCCGTCGCCTCATCAGGGCAAGTGAAAATATCTACTAGGAAAATATAGATCAGGCTGGTGGAATTTAACCTGCTCTCTATTAATCTGCATCTGCTATTGGACATCTTTGCATCAGGTAAAAATAAGATTGTAAGAACAACATGTACCATCGACTAGATGAAGAATATAACATGTGCAACATAATATAACCCACCaacaaattgaaaattatttttataaaattctaCTGAAGTATGTTCACCTATGTTATCACATTTACCTGGCAGTGACCCATATAAGATCGATTTTATTCAAGAAATGAATAAATACCTTCTGCATATAAGGAACATCAATCCTTTCCAACACTTCTGGATCTTTTGTATTCTAATACATACTTCATTTAAGTAATTAATATAAAgaacatcaatatacaaactTTTCGTAGTTAACCTTTTGACCTCGTATAATTATCCTATGTCCTAGTTTAATTAACATATGACCTTGTGTAATTAACATACTGATATGACGTTGTGAAATTAACCTATGACCTTGTATGATTAACATATGCCCTTTTGTAATTAACATACCAATATGACCTTGTGAAATAAACATATGACCTGGTATAATTAACATTTGACCTTGTGTAATACACATATAACCTTGTGTAATTAACATGACCTTGTATGAGTCACAGTCATTTATTCATACAATAACATAAAAGAAAAGTTTATTCTAATAAGATTGAACACTTAAAACACAAGAATTGAAATTGATAAAGTgcttgaatttaaagtgattaaaagatttaaaaagaataatCAGAAGAAACTGTATTAAAGAAAGTCAAAGTCTTCAATACAGCTTGCTTCAGTTGATCACAAAAAGATTATTAAGTCCAAACTGGTATTTACAGCGAGTGATTGTTAACAGTTGaatcttttgtattttttctgtgCAATCTTAAGAAATTTAATCTTAGTTGATTTAAGCAAAGTATGCATTGATTTTGGCATTTTTTAAATGCTTGAATTAACATGATCTAGAATGTGATTAGATTTGAAGACTAGACACACAAGTGCAATACAATGTGACGTTGTAATTCATTACTCTTCATAGCAATATTAAAATGTgtataaaataacatgtttggaCTAGTGAAGAAGGAAAAAGTAGGCGATCAGTCTGGTTGCTATAGTAATCCAAATTGCTTATAAATAGCAGTTTTTGAATCAAAATGAGGCAAAATAAGGCTTACTATATCGCAACCCTTTTACAAAATGTGACTAGATGGTTCTTCTTGTATTGCACTAACACACAAAATGGTCAACATGACTATAACAGACAACTGTAACAAGGTTGGCACGTCCACAGAACACACTTGTATTGCTCACACTGTTCGATGTTTATTTCCAATTAGTATTCTGTTTATagatggttatatatatatatatgatcattttattatctttgTGAGAATGAGATGTATCTGTACTCATTAActaggtttttaaaaaaaaaaaaaattatttgaggAATGGGATTGGACCCTTACTGTAAAATCTTTGTGTTTTTGTGACAGATGAAGAATAAAACTGAATTGAATTTGATTTTCTACTCATCAAGCCCAACAGTCCTAAGTAATTAATTCAAGTTTATTTTGGATTCACAAGCCATTTAGAGGTTCTGAACAGAATTTATTTTCTGATTAGAAATTTCAGTTGAATTGAAGGGATAGAATGGACATTACTGTGTTTGAAATCAGGTGGTTATCTGACTTCGTTTCTCCACAAACAGAAAGAAATCTGTCCTATACCAATTTCATGACCCCTATCTCTATACTCTATGACCCCAGAATGAACACAGTCTCCCTAGTGCAAACTGACTTGAGctgttaaaacataaaaaattcTGATTACTAGCTAGATACAACCAGCCTTTATCCTAGTCTTGATTCATACACTGTACTTTTGGTGTTTGTACTGTTAAGGCTATACTTAAATTCTCCACCCAAAGAAATCATATGCATCCACTTACAAATCTTCTTAATCCATCATAAAATTCAGTTCCACTTACAAATCTTCTTAATCCATCATAAAATTCAGTTCCATTTAACTCGGGTTAGAAGAAATTCCAAAGAAATTAAgaaaatttgattatttcttaatgatttcaattgttCGCCTTGCAGTTTAATGATATTCATTTGTGTAAGAAATAACATGTTGTCAATCATTTGTATGACTAGTATTCTtgaatcaaaatatatatttgcagTTGATTATGTTTGAATCTTAAAGCTATTTACACAGAACTTACTAAAATTAAAGAAGTTTTTTATTATCTTCATTTACGCATTGTCACTCATACATCTCTGTATAGGATCTCTCACACAGTAACTTCATCCTCGTCATAATCACCATCATACTCCAGGTTAAAATTCTCACTCTCGTCTATCATCTGTATATTGACGTAAGACGAATCGCGATCATTTTCCTCGACCCTCGTCCCCCCGACTGTCGCTCTCACTAAAAACATCATAGTCTGTTAAATGTTTGTCAGGATTGTATCCTGTACTTGTCAGACTCGCATCCTCCGATTCAGGAGAATATCCTGAAGTGgatggagttatctcccctggccTTGGATTCTTTGGTAGTAAGTGTTCACAAGCTAAATGATTCTGGCTAGAAATGGACGAGGATTCAGATGTAGCTGTAACATATTCCTCATCACTGACACTGATGCTGTCCGAGGGAGACAGTATTGCCGGGTCTAGATTTGGCTCCGGCAGTATCATAGACTCAGCATGAACACATTCAGTCTCAAACACAGTACGGCAGTTGTCCATGTTCATCATCTCTAGAAGTTTGATGACATGTCGTTGCTGTAACTTGTACTTGTGGTGGAAGCGTCCTAGCTGTAGTGAGCCATAATCTCGTACCTTTAGAACCTGGTTGCTGTACATATCACGCAGCTGCTCCAGCTGGTGGGAGCTGTAATCACGTAGCTTTCCCAGCTGGTTGTTGTAATTGTCGCGTATCGACTTATAATTACCTCTAATAGTGCCGACTTTGTTGGATGCTCCCTCGCGTAGGTGAGAGGCTCCTTGTCGGAGCCTCGACACCTGGCTGGTATAGTTTGTACTGATTCGTTCCAGACGCTGATGGTATGTTTCTCGAATCTTTTGCAACTGACTATTGTAATTCTCACGAAGTCGACTCAGCTGTGATGACTTGTATTGATCAAGGTTCTCAAGAAGTTTCAAAATGGCATCACGGCGACGCTGATTGACGCAACGCCGTGCCAAAGCGGACGTGAATGCATATatcaaattcaacatgaagaaAGAAGCAGCACATGCCAGCCCCACAAAAAGGCTCATTATCTTTACCTCGTTTATAATCTCGTAGTTTAACCTGAGAATAAAATGCATGGAAAATTTGCTCCGAGAGTTTTGAACAACACATGAGTATGGACCTGCATCACTTCGTAATATGTAGTCAATGTACAGAGAGCCATCCTGAAGGATGATGATTCGTTCTGGATGGTCTGCGATATCTGATCGATAACTTCCTGAGCTATGCCACATGGGGTGTAACACATTTTCATCCACCTCAGTCTTAGCTGTATGCTCCACGTGGATTAGTGGATGTGAATTGTGGAAGGATATCTGCCTGTTATGAGGAAGAAACCATGTGACCACTGGACTGTTATCGCCTTCCACATCACAGAACAGGTTGGCAGGCTTTCCAATGGGTAAGAACATGACAGAGCTCTTAACAGGGGAATTTGTGGATAAGTTATGGCACTGTAAATCATTAGGGGATAAACTCTGCAGTGGATACTCATAGGACAAGTCGTCCTCAAAGCTACAGTTGAGTCTCTCCTTATTTTGGAAAGTTACTGGTAGATCCGTGGAGTTAgaatatattgtatgtagtatCCAGTCCAGTTCACAGTCACAGAAGAGGTAGTTCCCATTTATATTCACTGTAACGTTCTGGAACTTACTGTACACATTTTCATGAACACGAGTGATGTTATTGAAACTCAAGTCAAGATAAGTAAGATGTTGTAATCTGCGGAATAAGTTGTAGTGGATGTATGCCAATCGGGAATTGTTGTTGATCCACAGTGCTCGTAGACTTTTTAAGTCGTCAAAGGCGTTGCTGTATATATAGTGAAGTTGTGGAAGGTAGCTGATTGAAAGCGTCTCCAACTTGCTCAATCCTGCAAATGTGCCAGCAGGTATTTCAGTCAATGGATTGTGGTCAAGCGTCAGGTTTACCAGATTAGGAAAACTGGAGAATGAATTTGGTTCAAGAAGACCAATGCTGCAATTGGTTAAGATTAGGTGTTGCAATGTCTGTAGTTCTGGGAATGTTGATTGGTTCACATATGGAATACTATTGCTGGAGAGATCAAGATAAATCAGAGATGTCATGCCTTCTAATACCTCATTTGGTATCGTGTCTAGCCCACATCCCTGTAAATACAATGTGTGAACTTGACTGCAGCCTAAGAGGCTTGTATTGGTTAGAGACAGATCATTGTTAAAACTTAAATCCAAAGTTGCCAAGGAGTCGAGTTCATGGAATGTGCTATTCTCtatgatatttactgaattttCACTCAGATTTAGCTTGCGTAGCTGAGGAAGTCTGTAGAAAAGTTCTGCCTGCAGTATCTCCAGTTGATTTTTGGCTAGGTTTAGACTCTGTAGACTCTGAAGATCCTCAAAAGCTCCGGGTTGTATCACACTGATTTGATTAGAATCTAATGACAATTTCGTCAGCTGTTTCAAATTCTGGAAAAAATTCACACCAACTTCTGTAATTCTGTTATGCCCGAGGTCAATTTCTAGAAGTCCTTCTGAGAGATTCTCAAAGTTTTCTTGGCTCAGATTAGAAATGAGGTTGCCACGGAGATCCAAAATAGTGGTGTTCTGCGGAAGACCCTTGGGGACGGTTGTAAGGTTAAGGTCAGCACAACTGACCTTGACATGTCCTGTGTTTTCGTTGCCATGGCACTGACATTGGTCTGGACACAGTTGTGTGGAGTATGAACAGAACAGGAGCAGGGCCAATGCCTGCCACATGAGACTCCTCATGTGTATCTCGCTCCACTTCATGGCGACTGTCACCAACCAGCCTTGCCTGAATGTGTCTCAGCCATGTCACCAAGACACTCTCGCCTCACATTGTTAGGGGGTACAACTCTGAAAAATACAATTGGGAAAGAAAGATAATTAGTCGTTgcatatgaaaatatatttcaggTACTTGGAATGTATTGTGTGTaatggaaaaaaatgttttaatgcaaCTTGCACACTTTTTCACTAAACATCAGTATTACTAAGCTTTATTCCAGAATTTAGTGGCAGATTGTCAAGATTTCTTGTCTTGTATCCAAAACGTTCCCAGTGATAATTTTTTGTCACTGTCATGATTTTTTGAGAGTTTCAAAAGATTTAGCAGtaagggggaaaaaatttaaaataaagaagCAACTTTCGCCTAGCTATAGGATAGGATAGAAGAAACACCACCAACATCTCAAATCAGGCAAGTCTACAAAATCAAAAGCTTCTACCACAGACAGATGATTGGCTATAGATCACAGTTATAGTCTGAGAGATATTTTCTGCTCTAGAATTCGTGCTGTATCATATTAACTCACTACTGTGCGAGAGCTTATAAGGATGGTCAGGTTAGGGGCTTGATGGCAGCTGTCAGTATTATAGACTGACTAATAAAGCTCCATCATAATATACGGCGAGggttttataaaatattctaaaagGATCAAAGAGTCTACTCAATTGATTTCTATCTTTGTCTTATTGTAAAGAATCAGCCTTAGCTACAGACCGGGAGAATTAAGTAGACCAAGgtcatatcattttttaaacAACGATTTTTTTAAAGTCTGTAGCAGAGACAAATCATTCAACAAACTAAAGTCTTTTTAAGTCATTGTAGGTTGTATTAAGTTTCCTTTCTATAGAAACTGACAATTGGTAATGGTTTGATAATCAATATGCCTCTTGTGTTTGTCAAGATTCACTTCCAATCTAGCCTTATACCTGGAAGGACGAGTGAAGTAGAGGAAGggagtgaaatatagaaaaggATTGAAAGGAAATCTAGGGGATGGGGGaaatatattgaaaagaaatgtaGGAAAGTGAAGTAAGGGAAAGGTTGAGGAATATATTGAGGAGCTGGGAAAGATTAACTAAATGTTCTGTTGCAAAAAGGAAATTAAACAATCTTGTAGCACATTATAGTTGGTATATTTTCATTGACATTTAGATGTGAAGCATGGAAATGTTTCAATCTATAATGGATCATATGGAGACTTAattaatattatttcaaaatgatgtaGATAAGTTATGGAACAAATTACGCAGCAGGACCGTTTATCCCTGTTATGTGTGTATCACAGTTTATCAGTAAGGTGAGATAGAGACTTACGCAGCAGGTTAGAGTAAATGACTGTTTATCCCTGTTATGTGTGTATCACAGTTTATCAGTAAGGTGAGATAGAGACAGTGattgtatttaaaacaaatataaatatttataagtCATCAAGTTCATATATGTACTATCCTCTCCCGATGACCGATTTATCACATTATGTTGCTGTATGCACACTTGTTGATAAACGAGAACCTACCACACAGTGGTACAATTCACCTGCGATTCATAAATCCCAACAGTGGGGAGATCTTTTCCCAGAATCGTGGGTAAACAAAGGTATTAGTTTTACATCTGATTAACAGGATTATGCTGAGGATGGTGGTGTTCCTTTGTCATGTAATCCATGTTGGACATTGTTCCCAGTTTTGGAATAGGACACTCACTGATGGTTGATAACCTTTAGCAGATAAGACAGCATGGCTGACAAATCTAAACACAGCTGGTGGTTCACTAGGTCCTTCAACAAAATACTGACATCCTTTTCAATGATAAAATGACGATATTTCATCAATGACATTCTTAGTTATGATCGGCATATGATaggaaaattatgaaaaaatgatagaaataaaACCCATTGATACAAAAATGGTGAAGAcaattaattgatattaaaCCCATTAATTGATGCCAAAATTGACAAGGTAATTAATTGTTATTAAACCCATTAGTTGATGCCAAAATTGACAAGGTATTTAATTGTTATTAAACTCATTAATTGAGGTCAAAATTGACAgacaattttattaatgtgaCCCATTAATTGATGCCAAAATTCAAAAGAAGTATTATTAAGATTTAGAGGTAATTTACAACTCATTGGCTAGAAATGTTTCATTAATTAGTTAGAGAATTCTACAGATTTAAAACTTCCTAATACTTGAttaattaatgcatttcttgaaaatttaagatattttcaataaaattgacAAGGCTATCCTGTAAACCAGATGTAAATAAGGACCGATCTGCTAGGTGCATTCAATAACTGATTATTTATGGAAATGATGTTCCCATAACTTCCCATCACTATCTTCTATACGACATGATATTAGAATTATTTTATTACCATTATATCATCATCTGTGATAGTGTTGATATGAGTATGATAGAGTATGATAATATTTGGGTTGATTCACAGGTTAAATAGTCAGAAGATGTACAGTACACTTTGGAtgtggttatctccctttcctATGTTAAGTTCAATGCATGAATAGCATTACTCATCAGACAAAGTCCATATTAGATAACATACAACATGGTGTACGTTTGATGTCACCCTAATATAATAGAGTATGGGCCCTGTAGAATGAGTGACATTTGTAGACGAACTGACCTTAAATCAGGGTAGAAAATTAGATATACATAACCTTTATGTAACCTAAAATCAATAGTGCTGTGTGATTTTGCCCTGGTCCCACCTCACACTTCATTTACTCATGTGCTTGACTGTGCATATGATGTGAAGATCCCAATCAGAGATATCAATATGTACAAACTAATTAGTTATCAGATCCTCCGTCGACCACCTAAGGATGCATGTGTTTTTAGTCGCTGTgaattcttttctttttttattcatGGCAGACATGTTCAGGTATCTAACATGATTCCCTGCTTCTTCTGCtctttattatcatttattgaaAACAGGCTCCAGATACTATCTgtaaataacaaatttcaaGAGAAACCATAATATTTGTTGAGCAATATTTATTATCTGAGGCACATGTCTTCCATTAAAAGCATGGTTAGATTGCACCGCTCACTACAGGTGTTTTCAATTGTATATCCACATGCCTACAGGAGCATTCTGCTAAGTTGATTTGTGTTGTAGCTAACTAGGATCCATGTTGGAGTTACATGGGGTCTACACAAACATGTAGAACAGGAATGCCTTTTTATCACCCAAGTTGCATAAAAACTGGGAAAGTAAGTCTTCAGAATATTGAGATGGCCTTGAAAACTGCTTATAAAATATCAGTTATTAGAAATGATTTATTTCACACTTTGTGAAATCTCTCATTTAAAACACCAATAAATCTAACatcatataaatgttgtataaaaacGGCTTCTTTTTTTGTAATTGCACATTCTTAACATGATATCACTTTCTCCATGGTTGTCTGGTAAGGTAGTGTGCTGACATAAGCAGGTTAAGATATCTCAGAGGGTAATGATTATTAGATAAATTATTATGTAGAAagttatacagtcaaacctgtcatatgtgaccttccaagggagtcaataaaaaaggtcacatatgacaggtggtctcttaatccaggttcaaagaAAATTACCCGAAAAGGAAAGTTCATGATTAGTCTGCcacatatgtaaaatttaaCAGCTACAAATATTAGTACATATAtgaaaaggaattacctcagtcatcaattaagattgtgaatataatcaaatctGTAAGAGACCTCTTGaggaaaacgaaagaaaaaaaagaaaaagaaaaaaaaaaaatcactattcacttaatgaaataaaatgcttataatattaataatggacaatatatagaaatatccccatttctacatatgtagtacaatatctattttttaaaatttaattcagtttctttattttcattaatatatatatttaaattcttttagcatgttacaataattttttaaattttaaaatacaaaaaataatcaaagagtttgaatggctaatttgattatttctagtgccggatacatttacaaaaaaaatttatttttttatttttttcattcctgAATTCCTGGTCCGGACTTCCGTCCGGATTATTAGTCACGTAActgcatttccttcataacgatggagacgtttttaactggcaaatatctgtcctaatgtctcaaaaagaacataaatttcagttaaacagtaagttgactgttTATTCACTCTTTTTCATACTTGTCaagtaaatgtttgtatttttatctatcaaaatttcgtgaaaatcgtcTGAATGGCGAGGACGTTTTTTCGCCATATCCCATCTCCTTTCATTCTTTAGAAGTAAAGTACAGTTTCGTTCGTTTTTGGGTGTTATCAGGGCaaagataataaattcaatacattttttgagacagaataagacatttcatacatttctaaagtattttttaatctttgaaaGCAGACAAGTTCGTCCGGTTtcttcttgattatgacttctgcttccgttttaaaactcggaaagtcgctgaaaaaagtcgtttttcagcatttgggacacggaaatgatggtcgttagtcgcgtctgacaggtagtcgcttaattcaggtcactagtgtagtaaataacgttgggaggaaaaaatacggtcgcatatgaaaggaagtcgtttaattcaggtggtcgctaaggcaggtttgactgtacatagTTACATGATATTAAGTGTTTTTCTTCGCCGTGGATATATATACGAGGACATGTGTGTGATGTTGACGGCTACAGAATGACAGCAAggacataatatatactgtacactcACTTATCTTGACGCGAGTCagtcaaaaatttaaaaactactaaatgaaatgtttaacaTAGATACAAGAAAAGTGCAACAGGTACCTTAATGTATGTATCTTTGTTcctttgaaaaatacatttgtcCAGGAATTTTAGCTTTATAATTCTGTCCTGTAATGAAAGATTTCTGTGTAGTGTGaaatacaacacagacaaaACTGGGAAGTTTTGAGCATGTGAGAGAAAACGTGTCACATACAATTTAGACCAGACTCCATAAAGAATGATTTAGGGAATAGAAAGCTGATAAAAGGAGGAGAGatctgtacaggtaaacttaaCAAGCTCGGCCTTATCTAGTCTGTACATGTAGAATACCTGATTTGTTCAGGCCACTGTGGTCAGTATCTGACCAGTAGATAATGACCACAGATTCAGTATTAATGACCCACAACAGACCAAGGTATGGACTGGAGGGAACTCTAAATAGTCTACTGTTAGTGATTCCGACTCCAGAGGCCAAGCTTTTATCGACTACTATTGTAAATTCTATCATACCAATTTTCTATACAGCCCTATTGATCAGTGGTCCCCTAATTAATGATTACCTCCTCACGATGATTTATATAGTATTTGTCAATAATATTGTTTTCTGTCCAAAATAAACTAGGACCTCCTCAAACCAAACCATAGTCAGATGATTTCCAATAACTGTGACATGAATTTCATAGCGTTTTGTGCAAGATACTGAATCTGTATACTGTCTAGGGAATAAATTAAGTGGAGCGTTGATTTGGTGGGACCATATAATTAAGAACAAATCTAGTCTGTAGGTAGATGTTCGCAGGTAGATGTAATATTATAGTCGGTAGGTAGATGTAGTATTATAGTCGGTAGGTAGATGTAGTATTGTAGTCTGTAGGTAGATGTAGTATTATAGTCTGTAGGTAGATGTAGATTATATCGGTAGGTAATGTAGTATTATGTCAGGTAGGTGATGTAGTATTATAGTCAGTAGGTAGATGTCGTAGTATGTCGGTAGTAGATGTAGTATATAGTCGGTAGGTAGATGTAGTATTATAGTCGGTAGGTAGA harbors:
- the LOC117329622 gene encoding leucine-rich repeat and immunoglobulin-like domain-containing nogo receptor-interacting protein 1; translated protein: MKWSEIHMRSLMWQALALLLFCSYSTQLCPDQCQCHGNENTGHVKVSCADLNLTTVPKGLPQNTTILDLRGNLISNLSQENFENLSEGLLEIDLGHNRITEVGVNFFQNLKQLTKLSLDSNQISVIQPGAFEDLQSLQSLNLAKNQLEILQAELFYRLPQLRKLNLSENSVNIIENSTFHELDSLATLDLSFNNDLSLTNTSLLGCSQVHTLYLQGCGLDTIPNEVLEGMTSLIYLDLSSNSIPYVNQSTFPELQTLQHLILTNCSIGLLEPNSFSSFPNLVNLTLDHNPLTEIPAGTFAGLSKLETLSISYLPQLHYIYSNAFDDLKSLRALWINNNSRLAYIHYNLFRRLQHLTYLDLSFNNITRVHENVYSKFQNVTVNINGNYLFCDCELDWILHTIYSNSTDLPVTFQNKERLNCSFEDDLSYEYPLQSLSPNDLQCHNLSTNSPVKSSVMFLPIGKPANLFCDVEGDNSPVVTWFLPHNRQISFHNSHPLIHVEHTAKTEVDENVLHPMWHSSGSYRSDIADHPERIIILQDGSLYIDYILRSDAGPYSCVVQNSRSKFSMHFILRLNYEIINEVKIMSLFVGLACAASFFMLNLIYAFTSALARRCVNQRRRDAILKLLENLDQYKSSQLSRLRENYNSQLQKIRETYHQRLERISTNYTSQVSRLRQGASHLREGASNKVGTIRGNYKSIRDNYNNQLGKLRDYSSHQLEQLRDMYSNQVLKVRDYGSLQLGRFHHKYKLQQRHVIKLLEMMNMDNCRTVFETECVHAESMILPEPNLDPAILSPSDSISVSDEEYVTATSESSSISSQNHLACEHLLPKNPRPGEITPSTSGYSPESEDASLTSTGYNPDKHLTDYDVFSESDSRGDEGRGK